In the genome of Spirochaetae bacterium HGW-Spirochaetae-1, one region contains:
- a CDS encoding membrane protein insertion efficiency factor YidD, which yields MQGGALALIRFFQIVISPQDGPSCRYRPVCSAYGRQAVERHGALLGALMAGERILRCNPYNQPGDDPVPGSLCGK from the coding sequence ATGCAGGGGGGTGCCCTGGCGCTCATTCGGTTTTTTCAGATAGTCATATCACCTCAGGACGGGCCAAGCTGCCGCTACAGGCCCGTTTGCAGCGCATACGGCAGGCAGGCCGTGGAGCGGCACGGGGCACTCCTGGGGGCCCTCATGGCCGGCGAAAGAATTCTCCGCTGCAATCCGTATAATCAGCCCGGTGATGATCCTGTTCCCGGCAGCCTGTGCGGTAAATAA
- the psd gene encoding phosphatidylserine decarboxylase yields MNSKIDLIIFLFKITPKSFISRIFGYVTQIPLPGFILNPVIGWYCKKFQVNVDEIDTPPDGFRTFDGFFTRQLKKGVHRFSSSPDDILSPVDGRLDQFGPIDGERIIQAKGIDYSLRDLIPSESADHFTDGSFMTLYLSPADYHRIHSPVIGTITGYFNLPGKLYTVQEFMVQGLRNLFAINERIISYIRTRRGMVAVCKVGAMNVGRISISHSPVVTNRIFRTRTEVLYSENESPQVGAGDEIGMFHLGSTVVLLFQKNIMAFEKLETGQKVRVGQKIGRFI; encoded by the coding sequence ATGAACAGTAAAATAGATTTGATTATTTTCTTATTTAAAATAACACCGAAATCCTTCATATCGCGTATATTCGGATATGTCACACAAATCCCCTTACCCGGGTTCATTCTTAATCCCGTCATTGGCTGGTATTGTAAAAAATTCCAGGTGAACGTCGATGAAATAGATACCCCCCCCGACGGATTCAGGACCTTTGACGGATTTTTCACGCGTCAGTTGAAAAAAGGTGTCCACCGGTTTTCATCATCACCCGACGACATTCTCTCCCCCGTGGACGGTCGGCTCGATCAGTTCGGCCCCATTGACGGAGAACGGATCATCCAGGCCAAGGGGATAGATTATTCCCTTCGGGACCTCATCCCCTCGGAATCGGCCGACCATTTCACCGACGGGTCCTTCATGACCCTGTATCTTTCTCCCGCCGATTATCATCGTATTCATTCCCCCGTGATCGGCACAATAACCGGTTACTTCAACCTGCCGGGGAAGCTTTACACGGTACAGGAATTCATGGTCCAGGGCCTGAGGAACCTTTTTGCAATTAACGAACGAATCATCAGCTACATTAGAACCAGGCGCGGCATGGTGGCAGTCTGCAAGGTAGGAGCCATGAACGTTGGAAGAATTTCCATATCCCATTCCCCTGTGGTAACAAACAGGATTTTCCGGACGCGAACAGAAGTACTGTACTCTGAAAATGAATCCCCGCAGGTTGGAGCCGGTGACGAAATCGGTATGTTCCATCTGGGTTCCACGGTTGTTCTTCTTTTTCAGAAAAATATAATGGCTTTTGAAAAACTGGAGACCGGACAAAAAGTCCGTGTAGGGCAGAAGATCGGAAGATTCATTTAA
- a CDS encoding aromatic amino acid aminotransferase, with product MSNSSFFARVDQAPPDPILGLTEAFNADPNPRKVNLGVGVYQDGSGKVPVLQTVREAESRWYEQESSKSYLPIDGLAAFNSAVKELLLGKNSKLISSGRVVTVQCLGGTGALKVGGDFLKRFFPASTVYISDPTWANHGQIFERAGFSIGTYTYYDKATHGLNFEGMISSLKSLPDNSIVLLHGCCHNPTGVDPTREQWKEIVEVFKNRTLVPFIDFAYQGFGEGIDEDAYAIRLFAEAGLSCLVASSFSKSLSIYRERVGALTIITGNADESKNILSQVKVAIRSNYSNPTSHGGQIAAIILTDGKLRERWEREVTEMRERIQTMRELFVRGLKEKGVKQDFSFIAKQKGMFSFSGLTKETVETLIREYSLYMVSSGRICVAAMNEKNIPFICESIAAVLNK from the coding sequence ATGAGTAATTCTTCTTTTTTTGCGCGCGTTGATCAGGCACCGCCGGACCCCATTCTGGGACTTACCGAGGCTTTTAATGCCGATCCCAATCCACGGAAGGTAAACCTGGGTGTGGGAGTATATCAGGACGGTTCCGGAAAGGTGCCGGTCCTTCAGACGGTACGTGAGGCTGAAAGTAGATGGTATGAACAGGAATCGTCGAAATCTTACCTGCCTATTGACGGTCTGGCTGCTTTCAATAGTGCGGTAAAGGAACTGCTTCTGGGGAAAAATTCAAAACTTATATCGTCCGGCCGGGTCGTTACTGTTCAGTGTCTCGGTGGTACCGGGGCCCTCAAGGTGGGCGGTGATTTTCTGAAGAGATTTTTCCCCGCCTCCACGGTTTATATAAGTGATCCCACCTGGGCCAACCATGGACAGATTTTTGAGCGGGCCGGGTTTTCCATCGGTACATATACCTATTATGACAAGGCGACCCATGGCCTTAATTTTGAGGGGATGATAAGCTCTCTCAAATCACTGCCCGATAACAGTATCGTTCTTCTTCACGGGTGCTGTCATAATCCTACGGGCGTCGATCCCACCAGGGAGCAGTGGAAGGAGATTGTAGAGGTTTTTAAGAACAGGACCCTGGTGCCCTTCATCGATTTCGCCTACCAGGGGTTTGGTGAAGGTATCGATGAAGACGCCTACGCCATACGCCTTTTCGCCGAAGCGGGGCTTTCATGCCTGGTGGCCAGTTCCTTTTCAAAATCTTTGTCCATTTACCGTGAACGCGTGGGAGCGCTGACTATAATAACCGGAAACGCCGATGAATCGAAGAATATTCTGAGCCAGGTGAAGGTGGCCATCAGAAGCAACTATTCCAATCCCACGTCTCATGGCGGACAGATTGCCGCTATTATCCTCACCGACGGGAAGCTCAGGGAACGATGGGAAAGGGAAGTCACGGAGATGCGTGAGCGCATTCAGACGATGAGGGAACTGTTCGTCAGGGGCCTGAAAGAGAAGGGGGTAAAGCAGGATTTCAGTTTCATTGCGAAGCAGAAAGGCATGTTCTCTTTTTCCGGCCTTACAAAAGAAACCGTCGAGACGCTGATACGGGAATACAGCCTGTACATGGTAAGCTCGGGTCGAATCTGTGTGGCGGCCATGAATGAAAAGAACATCCCATTTATCTGCGAATCCATCGCAGCAGTATTGAATAAATAG